Proteins encoded in a region of the Syntrophorhabdales bacterium genome:
- the accD gene encoding acetyl-CoA carboxylase, carboxyltransferase subunit beta, whose protein sequence is MGLFKKKVVPLKPHQKIDIQREIKKAEREDESLWIKCSSCQELLYRKEVERNLSICPKCSYHFPISVEKRIALTFDKNFTELYTGVEPVDFLKFKDTKTYKARLIETREATNRSDAVVCGSGSIDGVEVLSAIFDFTFMGGSLGSVVGEKITRLLEEGAEKKLPVIVFCASGGARMQEGIMSLMQMSKVAGAIFKLKSAGVPYLTVLTDPTLGGVSASIAMLGDIIVAEPKAMIGFAGPRVIKETIKEKLPPGFQRAEYLLEHGMVDLIVSRKELKRKLHGLLSLIGA, encoded by the coding sequence ATGGGTCTATTCAAGAAAAAGGTCGTTCCGTTAAAGCCGCACCAGAAGATTGATATCCAGCGAGAGATAAAGAAGGCTGAGCGGGAAGACGAAAGCTTGTGGATCAAATGCAGTTCCTGCCAGGAGTTGCTTTACAGAAAAGAGGTGGAACGCAACCTCAGTATCTGCCCTAAATGCTCGTATCATTTCCCGATCAGCGTTGAAAAACGGATAGCTCTTACGTTCGACAAGAACTTTACCGAACTCTATACAGGTGTAGAGCCCGTGGACTTCCTGAAGTTCAAAGACACCAAGACCTACAAGGCAAGGCTGATCGAAACCAGAGAAGCTACCAACAGGAGCGACGCGGTAGTCTGTGGGAGCGGCAGTATAGACGGCGTCGAAGTGCTCAGCGCAATTTTTGATTTCACCTTCATGGGCGGGAGCCTCGGCTCGGTCGTGGGAGAGAAAATCACGCGCCTGCTTGAAGAAGGAGCGGAAAAGAAGCTACCGGTGATTGTCTTCTGCGCATCAGGCGGAGCACGGATGCAGGAGGGCATTATGTCCCTCATGCAGATGTCGAAGGTGGCCGGAGCTATCTTCAAATTGAAATCTGCAGGCGTTCCCTACCTCACCGTATTGACCGACCCGACGCTGGGCGGTGTAAGCGCAAGCATCGCCATGCTTGGAGATATAATCGTGGCCGAGCCAAAGGCGATGATCGGCTTTGCCGGACCCCGGGTCATTAAAGAAACGATCAAGGAAAAGCTCCCTCCGGGATTTCAGCGAGCAGAGTATCTGCTCGAGCACGGCATGGTTGACCTCATAGTTTCCAGGAAGGAGCTGAAACGAAAGCTGCATGGCCTGCTTTCGCTGATCGGCGCATGA